The Aspergillus luchuensis IFO 4308 DNA, chromosome 4, nearly complete sequence DNA window TTGACTCCAACATGCTCCTTCACACTTATCGGGACACCGTGCTGCAAGTTATTAGTTTCTGGATTGTATGGTACCGCTGATAAGGATGTCCCACCAAAGGCCCAACTAGCTTTCCGGTTCGCCTGTAATACTCATCTAATTCCTTGGCTCGACCGATTGCTCGGTCGGATAGGAACTCTGTAGCGAAGTTAAGCTGACAACAAGTATTAGTTGCACAGAAACCTGAACAAGATATAGTTAAGCATTACCAGTTGATGGCCCAATACGGCTCGCTTGAGGAAAGCCACGACCACCTCCTCTGCCGTGAGCTTCCCAGCCCCCATGTTCTGCACTAGGATAGCGGCAGACATGTCGGTTATACTGAGCTCTCTCGCCGAGAGAAGGCCGCTTTTGCGGGGAAAGTCCTCCACATTTTTCAGGTCGGCCGAGGGTAGCTTATGTGCGGGGAGGAGCCATTGTTTGGGGATTGACTGTTGGAGAATGTCCTTGGCCTTTTGTGCCTGGAGCTCCCATGAGAGTGACATAGTGTAAGATGTTTGCGGGCACTAGGTTCAGAATTGGGTGATAGAGGAGATGTGACCGGCATGGGAAAGGTGGGGAGTGTGCACAGTTTAAAACCGGCAGACAAAAGCACTAATGGTTTCCATGACAAGGCAAATGAGGAGTTGGGGACGAGTCTACATCTCGGAATCGGAATGCAGTCCAATCACGATCAATAGCCCGTATGCATCCAGCTGCGCTGCAGCTCCTAGCTCCAGGGAGGAGATACGCCTCGGGTGGAGATCCTCTTATCTATCTGGTCGCGAGCACTTGCCTATCAAGGGCCATGGCGTCTATCGGCAATTAGCAAATGAACGCTGAATGGAGCTCTTGTGCCGACCTTGCCTATCTGGAGTTATTACACTATTAATCATTGGTAGTCAGTACCGGGGAAGATCTGCTAGGAATCACAGGTGGGCACACAAGCACAGCCGAAGGTTTAAACGACCCAGGCGGAATATGTTCCGCATACTAATTAGTTGGGGGCGAGAGATGGAGTTCAGTTCACATCAGTGGTACTCggaccaacaacaaaagaaAGCGACAGTCATGCGAGTGGATAAGTATGGAtgaagcggaggaaggaagagaagcattCAGTGATGggatattaataaactaaCTAGTAACAGCCAAGTCAGATGACCCGGCCTCCCCGTGACAtttgccatcttcatctttattttcatctccctcttctcctcttctcgtTTGTACTCCATACTTTCTTAATCATCCCTATATCCAAATACTGTATCTCCTCTATCCACAGCACGTCAATTCTTCACATAATGTTCCACATATCACCTGACACTTCTCAGACATTTCAATCTGTGGAACCCGTTCTGTTTCCACTGCCGGCCGTCCGACTGCGATCGTCTCCGGATGGGCCATCTCCGGCTGAATCGTGGTGGAATGGATCCCGTATGCGTGGAAACATTCATTAATGGTCTTACTCAATTTCAGGAAGCTCGGCACTGAGCAATCAGATACCATAACATGAACCGATGCGAGCGCCTTGTGCTGGTTTAAGCGCCAGATATGTAGCTCGTGGACTGATAGGACACCGGGAATCTGCCAAGTGCCACATGGTGAGAAGTTACTCGATGAGTATAGTCTCTGTGTGGCCTACCTTCTCTAGATCATGCTTCACATCCTCGACGTCGACTCCATTAGGCGCGCTTTCTAGCAAGATGAGACCGCATCGCCGTACTATCATTGGATTCAGTGTCTATGGATTAAACAACGTCGAAGGACATACCTAGTGGGATTGAAGACAACATTATCATGATGGCTATTCCCATGCTTGTGCCTGGATCCGCATAGAATCGCCCTCCATAGTGAGTGAACCATATGACCAAGGCCGCTGCCATCACCCCAAGGTTATTGGCCGCATCGCCTATAACATGGGTCAAGACCCCGAGCATTCCTAGGTCATGTCCGTGAGAGGTTGTCCGAGCCCCATGCGAAAGGTGTTTATGGTTATCGTGCTACAGAGTAGAGTCAGCCAGCTGAAAGCTCTATGTTCTGCTCAAGTACTAACGTTCGGACTTCCTGGTCGTTCCGGTACTGTGATGTCATCCGTCGTCGACACCGGAAGCTCTTCCAGAGCCACAGAACTAGGTTCATGTCcgtgatcatgatgatgatgctctgTAAAACAGTTACCGAGGCCGCCTCATTAGCTGTTGAAGCCGGAATTACCATGGAGAAACGTGGCGCTGATAAGATTCAGGGTCAGTCCGATGGCTCCCATGATGAACATGAGCTTAGGATTCTCAACACCTGTTGCACATTAACCGGATGAGTTTGACAGGAGGACGGAGCACCAACGCTGGAGTGTGATGAATCGCTCAATGGACTGTAGGAAGATGCTAATGCCAAGCGCGAACAGTAGGACGCCATTGAAGAAGGCGCCCAGCAACTGGGCTCGTTGCCAGCCAAAAGATAGGGCTTTCGGCGATTCGTCTGCTTCTGATACCTGGAGTGAACTCAGTACCTGCTGCACCTTTCTTGACCGTGCTGTGGACTACCTTGAGAGCAACGAGCGCGACAACAAACCCGACCAGGTCGTTCAACTAGATTCATAAGTGACCGCTTTGCAATAATGGGCCACACATACATAATGAAAAGCATCGGCCACCAAAGCAAGGGAATGTGTGTAAAAACCAACTACCGTACGGTCGCATCAGCCAGGCTTGCAATGAAGCAATctgcagagggagagaggggagccAACCTGAGATCTCAGCCACAAAGAATGCCGAGGAGATGacaactaccaccatcaatcGCGTGGCGCGTGATATTTTGAGCACCATGATACCGAACTCCCTCAGATGAGAATGAGACAAAGCCCAGACGACCTTTTGCTGTAGAAGTACTCACGGCCAGGTGTGAGGCTACCGGCTTATTACCCCTTACATTAGAATCGGGCCGGCCTGGAATGCGATAAACTTTTACAAACCAGGCTGGTCGAACATGTTGTGAGGGGCCCTTTCTAGGGTGTCTATACCTAGGCAAACATGTTACTCTCAAGTCTCTATGCTGAGGGTGAAGGTCTAGACTGTTGTGCCATCCAGCTCCGACATGCTCACACCATTACCCATGTCACACATCATATGCAGCTGACGTAGCAATTTCGGCATTTTATTCCAATTGTAACTGCTGCTAGAGTTGATTCTCTCAGCTTCTCACTTACTGGGAGTCTATTACAAACCATGTTATGACAAACATCAGGGACCGCTATTCATTATCTCATAAATACTTGTTGACCGACATTCTACTATGCAGCGatctcatccaccaagccaTCTAACTCCCTCTGCCAGTTCCTGTGCCTTGAGATTTGCCAGATAAACTGGTCGATGAATCCCTTGCTCTCGCTACCAATATTGGACGATACTTGCAATAGCTGCGCAGGTGCGCCATGGGCAGTCACCACTCCATAGCTCTCTTTAACTTGACCATCCGAGGCATATTTGACCGCATCTAGGTTGATTTGCTTCCGGATGAAGTCCACTGCTTCGTTTACGCCAGCAATAGGCTTCAAGTGTGCAAAGGACTCAGCAATCCAGTGCTTAGCGATGCCGTTCTTCGCCAGCACATCAACGTGTTTTCCACCGGGTACGAAAGTCGCGTCAAAGAGCGTGGAACGCATTCCTGGGAAGTGGTGATCGGGAATCACCTTCTCCCCTGATCCGGAGGTGACACCCTGGCGCTGGGATCCAATGGTGAATACAAATGCattttgctgctgcaaaGCGCTCTTCATGTCCCCGTATGAGTTGAGGTCGAAGCCATCCgcgatgaggatggcaaCTCGGCGAGTAGTAATCTGCGCGGTGTCAGAAAGGTAGTCGAACTGGCTCAAGCCTTTCGATGTCTTTCCATCGTTCTCCTTTGGTGCCTTGGTCGGCGTATTGCCTCCGACATTCTTCGCAACAGTCTTCGCCAGCTGGAGGTCAACGACGGCCAGTCGTTCCGAGAGACGCTTATACACAATCTCCTCATCGCAATGGTCCAACTCGAAGGAGAATGCTTTGGAGACATGGAGCTTTTCTATGGGGCTGAGAGAGTTGTAGAACAGTTGAGCCTGGTTGAAATGCTCGCTGAACTTGTCTGACAGTGCACGTGCTTTCACGCCCCGCTGTTTCTCAGGGTAGGTCGCAAATCCCCCATGggctggagaggatgggggaTTCGCATCGAACCTGTTAGGCCAATAGTTCACCTTGCCCTTTGTGATGCGGTGTCTCATCTGGCCATCCCGGTTGACCAGACTCATGTACGGACATACGGGACGATTGATTGGCAATTCTTGCCAGTTAGGTCCCAGACGAGAGATCTGGGTATCGAAGTAGGAGAAGTTGCGGCCCACAAGAAGGGGATCGTCCGAGAAATCAATACCGGGCACGATATGGCTTGTGCAGAAAGCCACTTGCTCGGTTTGGGGAAAGTACTCGTCAACATTGCGATTCAGTTCCAGCTGTCCAATGTACTGGATTGGCACAAGTTCTTCCGGCCAGATCTTGGTTGCATCCTGGATATCGAACTCAaagtcatccttcttctcctctggaATCACTTGGATGCCGAACTTCCACCTGGGATAGTGGCCTGCctcaatggcatccatcAGATCCTTCCGATGGAAGTCAGGATCCTGACCTGCAATCTTCAGCGCTTCGTCCCAGACGAGAGAATGAACCCCGAGCTCCGGTGTGAAATGAAACTTGACAAAATGCCTCTGCCCCTTGTCATTCACAAGACAGTAGGTATTGACACCGAAGCCTTGCATCATACGGTACGAACGAGGGATAGCACGATCCGACATGACCTAGCAACAAACCAATCAGCCAGCTGCTCATTCAGCAAGTAAACCAAACAAACCCACCCACTGCTGCATATGAGTCGTTTCCGAATGCATATACTGAAAGTCCCAAAAGTTATTATGCGCACTCTGACCCTGAGGAATCTCATTGTGAGGCTCCGGCTTAACCGAATGAATAACGTCAGGAAACTTGATAGCATCCTGAATAAAGAAGACAGGGATATTATTCCCCACAATATCCCAGTTCCCTTCAGCAGTATACATCTTCACAGCGAAGCCCCGGACATCCCGAACAGTATCCGCACTCCCTCGACTACCCTGGACGGTGGAAAACCGCACAAAAACGGGCGTTTCGCGCTCCGTGTCATTCAAGACACCGGCTGAGGAGAGATCAGGAATGGCTTTATGGAGCTTGAAGGTTCCGAAGGCTCCAGCGCCACGGGCATGCACGACTCGTTCAGGGATCCGTTCGTGGTCGAAGCGCATGATCTGCACTGGGTCAGTCGATACTCTAGCAGAGGGCGGACCATGTTataagaaagggaagaatcATACCTTCTCCCTCGCAATCGGATCCTCTAGCAACGAAGGACCATTATGCTGCGCATCAACGACGCGAAGCCAATGATCCGGATCCGAGATCTTGATCCCGTAATCGGTGGTCATGGGTTGAACGCCGGATAGTTGGATTGTGTCCCGGGCGAGATCGTCTTGTTTGGTGGTCATGTTGAAGCGTTCGCTGGCCATGGTGaaggatgtatgtatgtatgtatgtatgtatttccAGTTTCTCACACACACTGGTTACTGATACAGTGTGATGAATAGAAAGCAGTTCGCAGGGTACCACCTATCTACTAAATACCCTTCCGCCCCAACAACGACCAATATATTTCTAAGCACCTGTAATACTACAGTAGATCAGGGACTTAGTCTGGACCGGAACCATGATGCAACGCTGTCAATGGTCCACAGATTTGGTTGTGAAGAGAAGGAACTCATGATGTCAGTGATGTGCCACTAGAGTCCACTCCCTGCATTGACAGTCTCCATCGTAGAGGAGCCATCGCCTATGCTTTTGGCCAATGGCAATTAAATCATTAAAAAAGTGACAGGAGCACTCAGCTGAGAGTGGAGAAAAACTTAGATTGTCCCTGATAGATTAAGACAGACTTGTTTTGACTGAAGTTCCTGGTTGATCGTTGGGTGGATTAATGACGTCATGTTATACTTTCCATTATGAGAGTTGTATGTATAGTCAACAACATTATTCAAATCTGTGTAAATGAATATGAATGCGAAAAAAATGTACTCATCACCATGATATTCAAGCTCTATAATCTGTAAATGCAACTGTGAATGTATACACGTATGTATagaagaagtatatatatgcaaTAAAGAACCCAACAACCATCTAGAAACAACATCTCCTCACTCTCTAAAACCCAGGAAAAGGATGACGGTGGAGAATCACATATTATCCTCCGACCAGCGACTCCTCGCCTTCAAATACGCATCATGTTCACTCTTCCCATGATCCGCATCCATTCCCACTCCCAAGCCGCGCTCCACCCACATCTTACTTCCCATTTCAGACAGACGGGACAATGCTCTCGCGAACGCGAACCgctcctcatcaccactgAAGATCGAGGTCGTTTTGAGCGCTTGCATCGACAAGCCTAGatcgtccatcatcatgcgcATCGCGTCGGAGAGGTCCGCGCCGTCGTCGTTGCTGCCGTCCGTGAGGGTGGATTTGACGTCGTCGGctgagaggaagaggttggtgAGGGGAACTTCGGTGGTGAGGACTAATTTTGCCTGTTTGATTTATTTCGTTAGTTTTACTGGTATGGGGCGGTTGTTTTAAGGGGGGAAAGGTTTGGTTGGGGAGGCAAACGCACCCTACTCTCATAGACGGCATCGATGAAAGTAATGAACCGTCTAGCCAGATCTCTCTGGGTAAGGTTCATGCCCGGCACATCGGTGATGATAAAGGCTTCGTAGTTCCGGACGAGTTCTAGGTAATCTGCTGCGCCGGTAGCGCTGCCGAtgagctgctggaagctGAATTTGGCGGCTTTGCCGCTGGCCAGGGGCACATGGATCTTGCGACCCCAGACTTCTTGGGTGGCGGGGTGTGGGGGGTCGTTGATGGGGTCGCCGAGGAAGTCGAACCATTTCTGGGCATGGTGGTCGGCGTCTGGGCCGAGCGGGTGGTGGTAGACGGCTGCTGGGGGGCGGGGGATCTTGCGGTAGTCGGTGGGAGAGTTGAGGTTGATAACGTCGAGGGCGGTcttgaggagattgatgcaGGGAATGAAGGATTCGCGTTGAATGCCGTTCTTGTAGAGGTCGTCGGGGTGAcggttggaggtggtgacgAGGAGAACGCCGTGGGACATGAGGGATTCGAGGAGTCTGTTGTTTTATTCGTGAGTAATGGTTGTGGTTTGGGTGAGGCTGGTCGGTGTACTACCTTCGGAGAATCATCGCATCTGCGACATCTGTGCACTGGAACTCGTCGAAACACAGCACGCTCGAGCCCTCTGCGATGGAAGCCGCCACGAGAGGCAGCGCATCAAAGTCGTTGCCGTACTTCATCTTGACGACGTGCATGCGCTTGTGCACATCCTGCATGAAGTTGTGGAAGTGGATGCGGGTCTTGGTCTTGATGTTGGGTGGGAGGGTCTCGTAGAATAGGTCCATGAGCATGGTCTTGCCGCATCCTACGTCGCCGTACATGTACAGTCCCTTGGGGAGGGATTCGGGGATTGTAAGTTCCTGCTTTGCGTTGCGATTGAACAGCGAGCCGAAGAACGACTTGGGCTTGGGGTCGAGGGATTCGATGCTTGGCTGGACGACCGGCGGGGGGTTGTAGGATCGCAGTCGTTCGTACAGGTCCTGCAGTTGCTCAATGATTTCTGTTCATTGTAATTCAAGCATGTTAGCGTGTGTAATCGAGATAAGGATATTAATTCAgactctccctcctccctacGGAAGTGACCTCCGCTCGACCGGAGACAACCAATTTACATGGGAATCCAACATACGTCTTTGATACGGATCATCTCGCAAGCGACCCTGCTGTACACGAGCATCATACTCCACCAGCGGA harbors:
- a CDS encoding AFG1 family ATPase (BUSCO:EOG09262OJ4;~COG:S;~EggNog:ENOG410PFGJ;~InterPro:IPR027417,IPR005654;~PFAM:PF03969;~go_function: GO:0005524 - ATP binding [Evidence IEA]) encodes the protein MQFSLYATSMSGSSAKLCADYLPGALRARGPLLRAVPRGTRRPGAREYRRGAHGANSSRYEPSVTAHRVPVRDGFNVRLSQGQYARRFATAAEGKAVEGDAAAGMQGGPLVEYDARVQQGRLRDDPYQRQIIEQLQDLYERLRSYNPPPVVQPSIESLDPKPKSFFGSLFNRNAKQELTIPESLPKGLYMYGDVGCGKTMLMDLFYETLPPNIKTKTRIHFHNFMQDVHKRMHVVKMKYGNDFDALPLVAASIAEGSSVLCFDEFQCTDVADAMILRRLLESLMSHGVLLVTTSNRHPDDLYKNGIQRESFIPCINLLKTALDVINLNSPTDYRKIPRPPAAVYHHPLGPDADHHAQKWFDFLGDPINDPPHPATQEVWGRKIHVPLASGKAAKFSFQQLIGSATGAADYLELVRNYEAFIITDVPGMNLTQRDLARRFITFIDAVYESRAKLVLTTEVPLTNLFLSADDVKSTLTDGSNDDGADLSDAMRMMMDDLGLSMQALKTTSIFSGDEERFAFARALSRLSEMGSKMWVERGLGVGMDADHGKSEHDAYLKARSRWSEDNM
- a CDS encoding putative di-, tri-valent inorganic cation transporter (COG:P;~EggNog:ENOG410PHDN;~InterPro:IPR027469,IPR002524;~PFAM:PF01545;~TransMembrane:6 (i12-31o37-58i79-101o113-134i194-220o232-252i);~go_component: GO:0016021 - integral component of membrane [Evidence IEA];~go_function: GO:0008324 - cation transmembrane transporter activity [Evidence IEA];~go_process: GO:0006812 - cation transport [Evidence IEA];~go_process: GO:0055085 - transmembrane transport [Evidence IEA]), with product MVLKISRATRLMVVVVISSAFFVAEISVGFYTHSLALVADAFHYLNDLVGFVVALVALKVSEADESPKALSFGWQRAQLLGAFFNGVLLFALGISIFLQSIERFITLQRVENPKLMFIMGAIGLTLNLISATFLHEHHHHDHGHEPSSVALEELPVSTTDDITVPERPGSPNHDNHKHLSHGARTTSHGHDLGMLGVLTHVIGDAANNLGVMAAALVIWFTHYGGRFYADPGTSMGIAIMIMLSSIPLGMSFDVV
- the CAT1 gene encoding catalase A (COG:P;~EggNog:ENOG410PFFZ;~InterPro:IPR018028,IPR002818,IPR029062,IPR020835, IPR011614,IPR002226,IPR043156,IPR041399,IPR024712, IPR037060,IPR010582;~PFAM:PF01965,PF18011,PF00199,PF06628;~go_function: GO:0004096 - catalase activity [Evidence IEA];~go_function: GO:0020037 - heme binding [Evidence IEA];~go_process: GO:0006979 - response to oxidative stress [Evidence IEA];~go_process: GO:0055114 - oxidation-reduction process [Evidence IEA]); protein product: MSDRAIPRSYRMMQGFGVNTYCLVNDKGQRHFVKFHFTPELGVHSLVWDEALKIAGQDPDFHRKDLMDAIEAGHYPRWKFGIQVIPEEKKDDFEFDIQDATKIWPEELVPIQYIGQLELNRNVDEYFPQTEQVAFCTSHIVPGIDFSDDPLLVGRNFSYFDTQISRLGPNWQELPINRPVCPYMSLVNRDGQMRHRITKGKVNYWPNRFDANPPSSPAHGGFATYPEKQRGVKARALSDKFSEHFNQAQLFYNSLSPIEKLHVSKAFSFELDHCDEEIVYKRLSERLAVVDLQLAKTVAKNVGGNTPTKAPKENDGKTSKGLSQFDYLSDTAQITTRRVAILIADGFDLNSYGDMKSALQQQNAFVFTIGSQRQGVTSGSGEKVIPDHHFPGMRSTLFDATFVPGGKHVDVLAKNGIAKHWIAESFAHLKPIAGVNEAVDFIRKQINLDAVKYASDGQVKESYGVVTAHGAPAQLLQVSSNIGSESKGFIDQFIWQISRHRNWQRELDGLVDEIAA